One region of Vespula vulgaris chromosome 9, iyVesVulg1.1, whole genome shotgun sequence genomic DNA includes:
- the LOC127066214 gene encoding structural maintenance of chromosomes protein 2 isoform X2, with product MYIKSMVLEGFKSYGKRIEITGFDKEFNAITGFNGSGKSNILDAICFVLGITNLGQVRATSLQELVYKSGQAGIQKATVTIVFDNRDRESSPMGYEHHKELVITRQIIIGGKNKYLINGSNVPNKRVQDLFCSVQLNVNNPHFLIMQGRITKVLNMKPPEILSMIEEAAGTRMYENKKQTALKTIEKKDNRLKEINDVLQEEIAPKLNKLKQERSQYMEFQRMQRELEHYKRINIAWKYTTALNHNEKAENDIRLIKNTVNKKMEDINAGKEEIKEIDDKLAKISKIRDAEFGGKLEKLERDLKDAEKIQFKVAARSNSNKEDIKAAKKAAEQLQINITEDEEMLLVKEKEFEKVGSLFQQLKEEEEKDSEALMVAQERYQKISSGLLQTEDGENATLEQQLICAKQGVTQAQTELKQSQMTLDHAKSQLHVKLKDMHNTEGEYIKDNKDLEKKEKELKNLENELKKINYKEGHLEELQTQKHSLKCEIRSLQEKIDQFELQYPQLRFHYKIPDPHFKQNSVKGLVCTLLTIKNKDTAYALDVAAGGKLYNVIVDTENTSKRLLQHGQLQQRVTIIPLNKINGRPMEQHKIEFAKNLVGADKVQSALSLIDFPEEIRPAMNWIFGQIFICKDMETAKRIAFHEKIMKKCVTIEGDIFDPAGTLSGGAPSKTGSVLLKVEELKITQNLLKQKQQRLAEIERDLIIAQKAEEQYASLKERFDLRKYEVEMVRQRLQQTTHHKIKEEVELLKANIDKLIERMNAAKALESDNERRTKELECQLKDAINIREKQLKESENLLTTLKRKAEKSRAEWQKREQESETLELEIKELKRTIEAGREQLIKAKEKLIELDEIARGFEEELKESNATVERLKGNVKEQKHIINQRNEDMQKLNARKEDIVKLINEAELEIKKLNHEINTFDNYSKDCKQKVVELTKKYQWIEEDKQYFGKAGIERRQRVSEISLWYVRF from the exons gTACGCGCTACATCTTTACAAGAGCTAGTATACAAGTCTGGTCAGGCTGGCATACAGAAAGCAACTGTTACGATAGTGTTTGATAATCGTGATCGGGAGTCATCTCCAATGGGATATGAACATCATAAAGAACTTGTAATTACCAGACAAATAATAATCGGTGGAAAAAATAAGTACTTGATTAATGGGTCAAACGTGCCTAATAAAAGAGTTCAAGATTTGTTTTGTTCGGTACAACTAAATGTAAACAATCCACACTTTTTGATAATGCAAGGTAGAATAACAAAAGTTTTAAATATGAAACCACCAGAAATTTTATCTATGATCGAGGAAGCTGCGGGAACACGTATGTACGAGAATAAGAAACAGACTGCGCTAAAGACTatagagaagaaagacaatagattgaaagaaataaatgat GTTCTACAAGAAGAAATTGCTCCAAAGTTGAATAAACTCAAGCAGGAGAGATCTCAATATATGGAATTCCAAAGAATGCAAAGAGAATTGGAACATTACAAAAGGATAAACATTGCTTGGAAGTATACCACGGCTTTAAACCACAATGAAAAGGCGGAAAATGATATACGGTTGATTAAAAATACAGTAAACaagaaaatggaagatatTAACGCcgggaaagaagagataaaagaaattgacgATAAATTAGCCAAAATTAGTAAGATAAGAGATGCG GAATTTGGGGGAAAGTTAGAAAAGTTGGAACGTGATTTAAAAGATGCGGagaaaatacaatttaaaGTAGCAGCCCGATCTAATAGTAATAAAGAAGACATTAAAGCTGCAAAAAAGGCGGCAGAacaattacaaattaatattaccgAGGACGAGGAAATGTTgctcgttaaagaaaaagaatttgaaaagGTTGGTAGCTTGTTTCAACAAttaaaagaggaggaggaaaaagattcTGAGGCATTAATGGTTGCCCAAGAGAGATATCAAAAGATCAGTTCGGGATTGTTACAAACCGAGGACGGTGAAAATGCGACCTTGGAACAGCAATTGATATGTGCCAAACAAGGTGTAACCCAAGCGCAAACAGAACTGAAACAGTCGCAAATGACGTTGGATCATGCTAAAAGTCAATTGCACgtgaaattaaaagatatgCACAATACGGAAGGTGAATACATAAAGGATAATAAAGATCttgagaagaaggaaaaggagttGAAGAATTTGGAAAACGAATTGAAAAAGATCAATTACAAAGAGGGCCACTTGGAAGAGCTTCAAACGCAAaaacattcgttaaaatgtgAAATAAGATCTCTGCAAGAGAAAATAGATCAATTTGAATTGCAATATCCTCAACTAAGGTTTCATTACAAAATACCAGATCCCCATTTTAAACAGAATTCTGTCAAAGGATTGGTATGTACGCTATTAACGATCAAAAATAAGGATACCGCATACGCTTTGGACGTGGCCGCGGGCGGAAAG CTTTACAACGTAATAGTTGATACAGAAAATACAAGTAAAAGATTACTGCAACACGGTCAACTACAACAACGTGTCACGATTATTCCtcttaacaaaataaatggaaGACCAATGGAGCAACATAAAATCGAATTTGCGAAAAATTTGGTTGGCGCTGATAAGGTTCAATCGGCTTTGTCGCTTATTGATTTTCCTGAAGAAATCAGACCTGCAATGAATTGGATATTCGGAcagatttttatatgtaaagaTATGGAAACCGCAAAGAGGATAGcttttcatgaaaaaataatgaaaaagtgTGTAACCATAGAAGGTGACATTTTTGATCCTGCCGGTACATTGTCCGGTGGTGCACCATCTAAAACAGGATCCGTTCTCCTTAAAGTAGAGGAATTAAAGATAACgcagaatttattaaaacagaAACAGCAACGTTTGGCGGAGATCGAAAGAGATCTAATAATTGCTCAGAAGGCGGAAGAACAGTATGCGTCGTTGAAAGAACGATTTGATTTGCGCAAGTACGAAGTCGAAATGGTACGGCAAAGATTACAGCAAACGACTCATCACAAGATTAAGGAGGAG gTAGAATTATTGAAGGCAAATATCGACAAGTTGATAGAACGTATGAATGCGGCAAAAGCTTTGGAAAGCGATAACGAAAGAAGGACTAAGGAATTGGAATGTCAATTGAAAGACGCTATAAATATTCGCGAAAAGCAATTAAAGGAATCCGAAAATCTATTAACGACCCTTAAAAGGAAAGCTGAAAAGAGTCGTGCCGAGTGGCAAAAACGGGAACAAGAGTCGGAAACGCTCGAATTGGAGAtaaaagagttaaaaagaaCTATCGAAGCTGGTAGAGAACAATTGATTaaggcaaaagaaaaattaattgagcTCGATGAAATCGCACGTGGTTTCGAAGAGGAACTCAAGGAAAGTAATGCCACGGTAGAACGTTTAAAAGGTAACGTTAAAGAGCAAAAGCATATTATAAATCAACGGAACGAGGATATGCAAAAGTTAAATGCGAGGAAAGAAGATATCGTCAAACTAATCAACGAGGCggaattggaaataaaaaaattaaatcacgaGATTAATACATTCGACAATTATTCCAAAGATTGCAAACAAAAAGTTGTCGAACTGACGAAAAAGTATCAATGGATAGAAGAGGATAAACAATACTTTGGGAAAGCAGGTATTGAACGAAGGCAGCGAGTGTCTGAGATTTCATT GTGGTATGTACGATTTTAA
- the LOC127066214 gene encoding structural maintenance of chromosomes protein 2 isoform X1 — protein MYIKSMVLEGFKSYGKRIEITGFDKEFNAITGFNGSGKSNILDAICFVLGITNLGQVRATSLQELVYKSGQAGIQKATVTIVFDNRDRESSPMGYEHHKELVITRQIIIGGKNKYLINGSNVPNKRVQDLFCSVQLNVNNPHFLIMQGRITKVLNMKPPEILSMIEEAAGTRMYENKKQTALKTIEKKDNRLKEINDVLQEEIAPKLNKLKQERSQYMEFQRMQRELEHYKRINIAWKYTTALNHNEKAENDIRLIKNTVNKKMEDINAGKEEIKEIDDKLAKISKIRDAEFGGKLEKLERDLKDAEKIQFKVAARSNSNKEDIKAAKKAAEQLQINITEDEEMLLVKEKEFEKVGSLFQQLKEEEEKDSEALMVAQERYQKISSGLLQTEDGENATLEQQLICAKQGVTQAQTELKQSQMTLDHAKSQLHVKLKDMHNTEGEYIKDNKDLEKKEKELKNLENELKKINYKEGHLEELQTQKHSLKCEIRSLQEKIDQFELQYPQLRFHYKIPDPHFKQNSVKGLVCTLLTIKNKDTAYALDVAAGGKLYNVIVDTENTSKRLLQHGQLQQRVTIIPLNKINGRPMEQHKIEFAKNLVGADKVQSALSLIDFPEEIRPAMNWIFGQIFICKDMETAKRIAFHEKIMKKCVTIEGDIFDPAGTLSGGAPSKTGSVLLKVEELKITQNLLKQKQQRLAEIERDLIIAQKAEEQYASLKERFDLRKYEVEMVRQRLQQTTHHKIKEEVELLKANIDKLIERMNAAKALESDNERRTKELECQLKDAINIREKQLKESENLLTTLKRKAEKSRAEWQKREQESETLELEIKELKRTIEAGREQLIKAKEKLIELDEIARGFEEELKESNATVERLKGNVKEQKHIINQRNEDMQKLNARKEDIVKLINEAELEIKKLNHEINTFDNYSKDCKQKVVELTKKYQWIEEDKQYFGKAGGMYDFNVNKPEEMDQKLQQLQIQCDKLSRNVNTRAINLLDKEEEQYNDMVKKKKIVESDKKKILETIKYLDEKKKETLLKAWEQVNRDFGSIFNTLLPGADAKLLPPENQTVTDGLEIKIGFSGVWKESLGELSGGQRSLVALSLILAMLLFKPAPLYILDEVDAALDLSHTENIGTMLKRHFKHSQFIVVSLKDGMFNNANVLFTTRFIDGMSTVTRTEKSRSK, from the exons gTACGCGCTACATCTTTACAAGAGCTAGTATACAAGTCTGGTCAGGCTGGCATACAGAAAGCAACTGTTACGATAGTGTTTGATAATCGTGATCGGGAGTCATCTCCAATGGGATATGAACATCATAAAGAACTTGTAATTACCAGACAAATAATAATCGGTGGAAAAAATAAGTACTTGATTAATGGGTCAAACGTGCCTAATAAAAGAGTTCAAGATTTGTTTTGTTCGGTACAACTAAATGTAAACAATCCACACTTTTTGATAATGCAAGGTAGAATAACAAAAGTTTTAAATATGAAACCACCAGAAATTTTATCTATGATCGAGGAAGCTGCGGGAACACGTATGTACGAGAATAAGAAACAGACTGCGCTAAAGACTatagagaagaaagacaatagattgaaagaaataaatgat GTTCTACAAGAAGAAATTGCTCCAAAGTTGAATAAACTCAAGCAGGAGAGATCTCAATATATGGAATTCCAAAGAATGCAAAGAGAATTGGAACATTACAAAAGGATAAACATTGCTTGGAAGTATACCACGGCTTTAAACCACAATGAAAAGGCGGAAAATGATATACGGTTGATTAAAAATACAGTAAACaagaaaatggaagatatTAACGCcgggaaagaagagataaaagaaattgacgATAAATTAGCCAAAATTAGTAAGATAAGAGATGCG GAATTTGGGGGAAAGTTAGAAAAGTTGGAACGTGATTTAAAAGATGCGGagaaaatacaatttaaaGTAGCAGCCCGATCTAATAGTAATAAAGAAGACATTAAAGCTGCAAAAAAGGCGGCAGAacaattacaaattaatattaccgAGGACGAGGAAATGTTgctcgttaaagaaaaagaatttgaaaagGTTGGTAGCTTGTTTCAACAAttaaaagaggaggaggaaaaagattcTGAGGCATTAATGGTTGCCCAAGAGAGATATCAAAAGATCAGTTCGGGATTGTTACAAACCGAGGACGGTGAAAATGCGACCTTGGAACAGCAATTGATATGTGCCAAACAAGGTGTAACCCAAGCGCAAACAGAACTGAAACAGTCGCAAATGACGTTGGATCATGCTAAAAGTCAATTGCACgtgaaattaaaagatatgCACAATACGGAAGGTGAATACATAAAGGATAATAAAGATCttgagaagaaggaaaaggagttGAAGAATTTGGAAAACGAATTGAAAAAGATCAATTACAAAGAGGGCCACTTGGAAGAGCTTCAAACGCAAaaacattcgttaaaatgtgAAATAAGATCTCTGCAAGAGAAAATAGATCAATTTGAATTGCAATATCCTCAACTAAGGTTTCATTACAAAATACCAGATCCCCATTTTAAACAGAATTCTGTCAAAGGATTGGTATGTACGCTATTAACGATCAAAAATAAGGATACCGCATACGCTTTGGACGTGGCCGCGGGCGGAAAG CTTTACAACGTAATAGTTGATACAGAAAATACAAGTAAAAGATTACTGCAACACGGTCAACTACAACAACGTGTCACGATTATTCCtcttaacaaaataaatggaaGACCAATGGAGCAACATAAAATCGAATTTGCGAAAAATTTGGTTGGCGCTGATAAGGTTCAATCGGCTTTGTCGCTTATTGATTTTCCTGAAGAAATCAGACCTGCAATGAATTGGATATTCGGAcagatttttatatgtaaagaTATGGAAACCGCAAAGAGGATAGcttttcatgaaaaaataatgaaaaagtgTGTAACCATAGAAGGTGACATTTTTGATCCTGCCGGTACATTGTCCGGTGGTGCACCATCTAAAACAGGATCCGTTCTCCTTAAAGTAGAGGAATTAAAGATAACgcagaatttattaaaacagaAACAGCAACGTTTGGCGGAGATCGAAAGAGATCTAATAATTGCTCAGAAGGCGGAAGAACAGTATGCGTCGTTGAAAGAACGATTTGATTTGCGCAAGTACGAAGTCGAAATGGTACGGCAAAGATTACAGCAAACGACTCATCACAAGATTAAGGAGGAG gTAGAATTATTGAAGGCAAATATCGACAAGTTGATAGAACGTATGAATGCGGCAAAAGCTTTGGAAAGCGATAACGAAAGAAGGACTAAGGAATTGGAATGTCAATTGAAAGACGCTATAAATATTCGCGAAAAGCAATTAAAGGAATCCGAAAATCTATTAACGACCCTTAAAAGGAAAGCTGAAAAGAGTCGTGCCGAGTGGCAAAAACGGGAACAAGAGTCGGAAACGCTCGAATTGGAGAtaaaagagttaaaaagaaCTATCGAAGCTGGTAGAGAACAATTGATTaaggcaaaagaaaaattaattgagcTCGATGAAATCGCACGTGGTTTCGAAGAGGAACTCAAGGAAAGTAATGCCACGGTAGAACGTTTAAAAGGTAACGTTAAAGAGCAAAAGCATATTATAAATCAACGGAACGAGGATATGCAAAAGTTAAATGCGAGGAAAGAAGATATCGTCAAACTAATCAACGAGGCggaattggaaataaaaaaattaaatcacgaGATTAATACATTCGACAATTATTCCAAAGATTGCAAACAAAAAGTTGTCGAACTGACGAAAAAGTATCAATGGATAGAAGAGGATAAACAATACTTTGGGAAAGCAG GTGGTATGTACGATTTTAACGTTAACAAACCGGAGGAAATGGACCAGAAATTACAACAATTGCAGATACAGTGTGATAAGTTGAGCCGTAACGTCAATACACGAGCGATTAATCTCTTGGACAAAGAGGAAGAACAGTACAATGATatggtgaaaaagaaaaagatagttgaaagcgataagaagaagatactCGAAACGATCAAATATttagatgaaaagaaaaaggagacaCTGCTAAAAGCTTGGGAACaa GTAAATAGAGACTTTGGTTCAATATTCAATACTCTGTTACCAGGAGCTGATGCTAAACTTTTACCTCCCGAAAATCAAACGGTTACAGATGGATTAGAAATCAAAATTGGATTTTCTGGAGTTTGGAAAGAGTCATTGGGAGAATTGTCTGGCGGTCAAAGATCGTTGGTTGCTTTATCTTTGATATTAGCTATGCTTTTATTTAAGCCAGCTCCACTTTACATTTTAGACGAAGTAGACGCAGCTTTAGATCTTTCTCATACAGAAAATATAGGTACAATGTTGAAGAGACACTTTAAACATTCACAGTTTATTGTTGTATCGCTAAAAGATGGTATGTTCAATAATGctaatgtattatttacaaCCAGATTCATTGATGGGATGTCAACGGTTACTAGAACAGAGAAATCTAGATCAAAGTAA
- the LOC127066214 gene encoding structural maintenance of chromosomes protein 2 isoform X3 has protein sequence MEFQRMQRELEHYKRINIAWKYTTALNHNEKAENDIRLIKNTVNKKMEDINAGKEEIKEIDDKLAKISKIRDAEFGGKLEKLERDLKDAEKIQFKVAARSNSNKEDIKAAKKAAEQLQINITEDEEMLLVKEKEFEKVGSLFQQLKEEEEKDSEALMVAQERYQKISSGLLQTEDGENATLEQQLICAKQGVTQAQTELKQSQMTLDHAKSQLHVKLKDMHNTEGEYIKDNKDLEKKEKELKNLENELKKINYKEGHLEELQTQKHSLKCEIRSLQEKIDQFELQYPQLRFHYKIPDPHFKQNSVKGLVCTLLTIKNKDTAYALDVAAGGKLYNVIVDTENTSKRLLQHGQLQQRVTIIPLNKINGRPMEQHKIEFAKNLVGADKVQSALSLIDFPEEIRPAMNWIFGQIFICKDMETAKRIAFHEKIMKKCVTIEGDIFDPAGTLSGGAPSKTGSVLLKVEELKITQNLLKQKQQRLAEIERDLIIAQKAEEQYASLKERFDLRKYEVEMVRQRLQQTTHHKIKEEVELLKANIDKLIERMNAAKALESDNERRTKELECQLKDAINIREKQLKESENLLTTLKRKAEKSRAEWQKREQESETLELEIKELKRTIEAGREQLIKAKEKLIELDEIARGFEEELKESNATVERLKGNVKEQKHIINQRNEDMQKLNARKEDIVKLINEAELEIKKLNHEINTFDNYSKDCKQKVVELTKKYQWIEEDKQYFGKAGGMYDFNVNKPEEMDQKLQQLQIQCDKLSRNVNTRAINLLDKEEEQYNDMVKKKKIVESDKKKILETIKYLDEKKKETLLKAWEQVNRDFGSIFNTLLPGADAKLLPPENQTVTDGLEIKIGFSGVWKESLGELSGGQRSLVALSLILAMLLFKPAPLYILDEVDAALDLSHTENIGTMLKRHFKHSQFIVVSLKDGMFNNANVLFTTRFIDGMSTVTRTEKSRSK, from the exons ATGGAATTCCAAAGAATGCAAAGAGAATTGGAACATTACAAAAGGATAAACATTGCTTGGAAGTATACCACGGCTTTAAACCACAATGAAAAGGCGGAAAATGATATACGGTTGATTAAAAATACAGTAAACaagaaaatggaagatatTAACGCcgggaaagaagagataaaagaaattgacgATAAATTAGCCAAAATTAGTAAGATAAGAGATGCG GAATTTGGGGGAAAGTTAGAAAAGTTGGAACGTGATTTAAAAGATGCGGagaaaatacaatttaaaGTAGCAGCCCGATCTAATAGTAATAAAGAAGACATTAAAGCTGCAAAAAAGGCGGCAGAacaattacaaattaatattaccgAGGACGAGGAAATGTTgctcgttaaagaaaaagaatttgaaaagGTTGGTAGCTTGTTTCAACAAttaaaagaggaggaggaaaaagattcTGAGGCATTAATGGTTGCCCAAGAGAGATATCAAAAGATCAGTTCGGGATTGTTACAAACCGAGGACGGTGAAAATGCGACCTTGGAACAGCAATTGATATGTGCCAAACAAGGTGTAACCCAAGCGCAAACAGAACTGAAACAGTCGCAAATGACGTTGGATCATGCTAAAAGTCAATTGCACgtgaaattaaaagatatgCACAATACGGAAGGTGAATACATAAAGGATAATAAAGATCttgagaagaaggaaaaggagttGAAGAATTTGGAAAACGAATTGAAAAAGATCAATTACAAAGAGGGCCACTTGGAAGAGCTTCAAACGCAAaaacattcgttaaaatgtgAAATAAGATCTCTGCAAGAGAAAATAGATCAATTTGAATTGCAATATCCTCAACTAAGGTTTCATTACAAAATACCAGATCCCCATTTTAAACAGAATTCTGTCAAAGGATTGGTATGTACGCTATTAACGATCAAAAATAAGGATACCGCATACGCTTTGGACGTGGCCGCGGGCGGAAAG CTTTACAACGTAATAGTTGATACAGAAAATACAAGTAAAAGATTACTGCAACACGGTCAACTACAACAACGTGTCACGATTATTCCtcttaacaaaataaatggaaGACCAATGGAGCAACATAAAATCGAATTTGCGAAAAATTTGGTTGGCGCTGATAAGGTTCAATCGGCTTTGTCGCTTATTGATTTTCCTGAAGAAATCAGACCTGCAATGAATTGGATATTCGGAcagatttttatatgtaaagaTATGGAAACCGCAAAGAGGATAGcttttcatgaaaaaataatgaaaaagtgTGTAACCATAGAAGGTGACATTTTTGATCCTGCCGGTACATTGTCCGGTGGTGCACCATCTAAAACAGGATCCGTTCTCCTTAAAGTAGAGGAATTAAAGATAACgcagaatttattaaaacagaAACAGCAACGTTTGGCGGAGATCGAAAGAGATCTAATAATTGCTCAGAAGGCGGAAGAACAGTATGCGTCGTTGAAAGAACGATTTGATTTGCGCAAGTACGAAGTCGAAATGGTACGGCAAAGATTACAGCAAACGACTCATCACAAGATTAAGGAGGAG gTAGAATTATTGAAGGCAAATATCGACAAGTTGATAGAACGTATGAATGCGGCAAAAGCTTTGGAAAGCGATAACGAAAGAAGGACTAAGGAATTGGAATGTCAATTGAAAGACGCTATAAATATTCGCGAAAAGCAATTAAAGGAATCCGAAAATCTATTAACGACCCTTAAAAGGAAAGCTGAAAAGAGTCGTGCCGAGTGGCAAAAACGGGAACAAGAGTCGGAAACGCTCGAATTGGAGAtaaaagagttaaaaagaaCTATCGAAGCTGGTAGAGAACAATTGATTaaggcaaaagaaaaattaattgagcTCGATGAAATCGCACGTGGTTTCGAAGAGGAACTCAAGGAAAGTAATGCCACGGTAGAACGTTTAAAAGGTAACGTTAAAGAGCAAAAGCATATTATAAATCAACGGAACGAGGATATGCAAAAGTTAAATGCGAGGAAAGAAGATATCGTCAAACTAATCAACGAGGCggaattggaaataaaaaaattaaatcacgaGATTAATACATTCGACAATTATTCCAAAGATTGCAAACAAAAAGTTGTCGAACTGACGAAAAAGTATCAATGGATAGAAGAGGATAAACAATACTTTGGGAAAGCAG GTGGTATGTACGATTTTAACGTTAACAAACCGGAGGAAATGGACCAGAAATTACAACAATTGCAGATACAGTGTGATAAGTTGAGCCGTAACGTCAATACACGAGCGATTAATCTCTTGGACAAAGAGGAAGAACAGTACAATGATatggtgaaaaagaaaaagatagttgaaagcgataagaagaagatactCGAAACGATCAAATATttagatgaaaagaaaaaggagacaCTGCTAAAAGCTTGGGAACaa GTAAATAGAGACTTTGGTTCAATATTCAATACTCTGTTACCAGGAGCTGATGCTAAACTTTTACCTCCCGAAAATCAAACGGTTACAGATGGATTAGAAATCAAAATTGGATTTTCTGGAGTTTGGAAAGAGTCATTGGGAGAATTGTCTGGCGGTCAAAGATCGTTGGTTGCTTTATCTTTGATATTAGCTATGCTTTTATTTAAGCCAGCTCCACTTTACATTTTAGACGAAGTAGACGCAGCTTTAGATCTTTCTCATACAGAAAATATAGGTACAATGTTGAAGAGACACTTTAAACATTCACAGTTTATTGTTGTATCGCTAAAAGATGGTATGTTCAATAATGctaatgtattatttacaaCCAGATTCATTGATGGGATGTCAACGGTTACTAGAACAGAGAAATCTAGATCAAAGTAA